A stretch of Helicobacter pylori DNA encodes these proteins:
- a CDS encoding bifunctional proline dehydrogenase/L-glutamate gamma-semialdehyde dehydrogenase, protein MQKIIDDSLELAKKLQDSISNHLSEQEKAFHSKMQKLLNNPENKVMLIELMDRSFRCLDNKARFEMIEHVLDKYKSREIFSSFEKLLLMGFLSFGKMLPDMSVPFFVNKIRSDTKAMVLDQEESQLKERILKRKNEKIILNVNFIGEEVLGEEEANARFEKYSKALKSNYIQYISIKITTIFSQINILDFEYSKKEIVKRLDALYALALEEEKKQGMPKFINLDMEEFRDLELTVESFMESIAKFDLNAGIVLQAYIPDSYEYLKKLHAFSKERVLKGLKPIKIRFVKGANMESEETIASVKDWALPTFSNKQDTDSNYNKMLDFVLEGDNYKYIHIGAASHNIFEIAYVYTRIHALNDPIALEHFSFEMLEGMSLQASQELKEMHKLILYAPVCDEAHFNNAIAYLVRRLDENTSSDNFMKAFFNLKVGTSEWKDQEQRFLNSLKGIAALDNTTHRTQDRNAKQTGHTTYPNHSFKNESDTDFILKANREWAKKVREKMHNAPILELYPEIDGRFEDPNLTSLEVFDKIHHKKIASVHLADKEAILKALEVAKSDKSRFSQKSFTEIHALLSQTAQLFRERRGDLVGISALEVGKTFAETDAEVSEAIDFLEFYPYSLRVLQEQNTKTQFTPKGVGVVIAPWNFPVGISVGTIAAPLAAGNRVIYKPSSLSSVTGYKLCECFWDAGVPRDVLIYLPSRGSDISEHLLKDESIQFAILTGGEDTAYKMLKANPTLALSAETGGKNATIVSKMADRDQAIKNVIHSAFSNSGQKCSATSLLVLEKEVYEDENFKKTLIDATLSLSVGDPFDFKNKIGTLADKPNEKVIKAIDELKSYENYEIPASFVNDNPYLMKPSIKYGTKKGDFTHQTELFTPILSVMKAQDLDEAIEIANSTGYGLTSALESLDEREWEYYLERIEAGNIYINKPTTGAIVLRQPFGGIKKSAVGFGRKVGIFNYITQFVNIHQDEEDEHALKNPLSEALEGLIQKGYDEHTHELKRTIFMAKSYAYHYKHEFSQAKDYVKIRGEDNLFSYTKVKSVGYRITEKDTLSDMLGVALACLVSQIPLTISAENERANKDLTFFLECLKILQANAPIVYESLQKFSEKLHAFNRIRYLKSDLDLLHKQASALGMVLATAKPCLNGRFELLYYHLERSVSISYHRYGNLGSRVLRQPTCHKSCCAEK, encoded by the coding sequence ATGCAAAAAATCATTGACGATTCATTAGAATTAGCCAAAAAACTGCAAGATAGTATCAGTAACCATTTGAGCGAGCAAGAAAAAGCGTTCCACTCTAAAATGCAAAAGCTTTTAAATAACCCTGAAAACAAGGTCATGCTCATAGAGCTTATGGATCGGAGTTTCAGGTGCCTAGACAATAAAGCCCGCTTTGAAATGATTGAGCATGTTTTAGACAAATACAAAAGCCGTGAGATTTTTTCTTCGTTTGAAAAATTGCTTTTAATGGGGTTTTTAAGCTTTGGGAAAATGCTCCCTGATATGAGCGTGCCTTTCTTTGTCAATAAAATCAGAAGCGACACAAAAGCGATGGTCTTGGATCAAGAAGAAAGCCAATTGAAAGAGCGGATTTTAAAAAGGAAGAATGAAAAAATCATTTTGAACGTGAATTTTATTGGTGAAGAGGTTTTAGGCGAAGAAGAAGCTAATGCGCGTTTTGAAAAATACTCCAAAGCCCTAAAATCCAACTACATCCAATACATTTCCATTAAAATCACGACGATTTTTTCTCAAATCAATATCCTTGATTTTGAATACTCTAAAAAAGAGATTGTCAAACGCTTAGACGCTCTTTACGCTTTAGCTTTAGAAGAAGAAAAAAAGCAAGGCATGCCTAAATTCATCAACTTGGATATGGAGGAATTTAGGGATTTAGAGCTTACGGTGGAGTCTTTTATGGAATCCATCGCCAAATTTGATTTGAACGCCGGTATTGTGTTGCAAGCTTATATCCCTGATTCTTATGAATATTTGAAAAAACTGCACGCTTTTTCTAAAGAAAGGGTTTTAAAAGGGTTGAAACCCATTAAAATCCGCTTTGTTAAGGGAGCGAACATGGAGAGCGAAGAGACTATCGCTTCCGTGAAAGACTGGGCGTTACCCACATTTTCTAATAAGCAAGACACCGATTCTAATTACAATAAAATGTTGGATTTTGTTTTAGAGGGCGATAATTATAAATACATCCATATTGGCGCAGCGAGCCACAATATTTTTGAAATCGCTTATGTTTATACGCGCATCCATGCCCTTAATGACCCTATTGCGTTGGAGCATTTTAGCTTTGAAATGCTAGAGGGCATGAGCTTGCAAGCGAGCCAGGAATTAAAAGAGATGCACAAACTCATTCTTTATGCGCCGGTGTGCGATGAAGCGCATTTTAATAATGCGATCGCTTACTTGGTGAGGAGGTTAGATGAAAACACCTCAAGCGATAATTTCATGAAAGCTTTCTTCAACCTCAAAGTAGGCACGAGCGAATGGAAAGACCAAGAACAACGCTTTTTAAACAGCCTTAAAGGAATCGCTGCTTTAGACAATACCACCCACAGGACTCAAGACAGAAACGCCAAACAAACCGGCCATACCACCTACCCAAACCACTCCTTTAAAAACGAAAGCGATACCGATTTTATTTTAAAAGCCAACCGAGAATGGGCTAAAAAAGTGCGCGAGAAAATGCATAACGCTCCTATTTTAGAGCTTTACCCAGAAATAGATGGGAGGTTTGAAGATCCTAATTTAACCTCTTTAGAAGTCTTTGATAAAATCCATCATAAAAAAATCGCTAGCGTGCATTTAGCGGATAAGGAAGCGATTTTAAAAGCCCTAGAAGTGGCTAAAAGCGATAAGAGTCGTTTCAGTCAAAAAAGCTTTACAGAAATCCATGCTTTATTGAGTCAAACCGCCCAGCTTTTTAGAGAAAGGAGAGGCGATTTAGTAGGGATTTCGGCTTTAGAAGTGGGTAAGACTTTCGCTGAAACGGATGCTGAAGTGAGTGAAGCCATTGACTTTTTAGAGTTTTACCCTTATAGTTTAAGGGTGTTACAAGAGCAAAACACAAAAACCCAATTCACCCCTAAAGGCGTGGGCGTGGTCATTGCCCCATGGAATTTCCCTGTAGGCATTTCTGTAGGCACTATCGCTGCCCCCCTAGCCGCTGGCAATCGGGTGATTTACAAGCCCTCAAGTTTGTCTAGCGTAACGGGTTATAAGCTTTGTGAGTGCTTTTGGGATGCGGGCGTGCCAAGAGATGTGCTCATTTACTTGCCCTCTAGAGGGAGCGATATTAGCGAGCATCTTTTAAAAGATGAAAGCATCCAATTTGCCATTTTAACCGGAGGCGAAGACACCGCTTACAAAATGCTCAAAGCTAACCCCACTTTAGCCTTGAGCGCTGAAACGGGCGGTAAAAACGCTACCATTGTGAGCAAAATGGCAGACAGAGATCAAGCGATCAAGAATGTTATCCATTCAGCTTTTAGCAATTCAGGGCAAAAATGTTCTGCCACTTCGCTTTTAGTGTTAGAAAAAGAAGTCTATGAAGATGAGAATTTCAAAAAAACTTTGATAGATGCGACTCTAAGCCTTAGCGTGGGCGATCCTTTTGATTTCAAAAACAAAATCGGCACTCTAGCGGACAAACCTAATGAAAAGGTCATTAAAGCCATAGATGAATTGAAAAGCTATGAGAATTACGAAATCCCGGCAAGCTTTGTGAATGATAACCCCTATTTGATGAAGCCAAGCATCAAATACGGCACTAAAAAAGGCGATTTCACGCACCAAACTGAGCTTTTTACGCCCATTTTATCGGTCATGAAAGCGCAAGATTTAGACGAAGCGATAGAAATAGCCAATTCTACCGGTTACGGGCTGACTAGCGCGTTAGAGTCTTTGGATGAAAGGGAGTGGGAATACTATTTAGAACGCATTGAAGCCGGTAATATCTATATCAACAAACCCACCACAGGAGCGATCGTTTTGCGCCAACCTTTTGGGGGGATTAAAAAATCCGCTGTGGGGTTTGGGAGGAAGGTAGGCATTTTCAACTATATCACGCAATTTGTGAATATCCACCAAGATGAAGAAGACGAACACGCCTTAAAAAACCCCTTAAGTGAAGCTTTAGAGGGCTTGATTCAAAAAGGCTATGACGAACACACGCATGAGTTGAAGCGCACGATTTTTATGGCAAAGAGCTACGCCTATCATTACAAGCATGAATTCAGCCAAGCTAAAGACTATGTCAAAATCAGAGGCGAAGACAACCTCTTTTCCTACACTAAAGTTAAAAGCGTGGGCTATCGCATCACCGAAAAGGACACTTTAAGCGACATGTTGGGCGTGGCTTTAGCATGTCTAGTTTCTCAAATCCCTTTAACAATCAGTGCAGAAAACGAACGAGCGAACAAGGATTTAACATTTTTCTTAGAATGCTTAA